One Veillonellales bacterium DNA segment encodes these proteins:
- a CDS encoding MBL fold metallo-hydrolase, translated as MDIRLVRHATLLVHLGGKTLLVDPMLGDKGTMPPIVNSANDRRNPLVELAAPVDYLEQIDGVLLTHTHKDHFDDAAAEKLPKDKPVLCQPADETKLAGLGFTNVVPIHETAVWEGIQIIRTGGQHGSGEIGRRMAPVSGYVLQVKGEPSLYIAGDTIYCPEVENALAAYHPDITVVNGGGARFKTGDPIT; from the coding sequence ATGGATATCCGATTAGTAAGACATGCAACCTTATTGGTTCATCTGGGTGGGAAAACGTTATTGGTTGATCCAATGCTGGGCGACAAGGGAACAATGCCTCCTATTGTTAATTCTGCTAACGACCGGCGCAATCCCTTGGTAGAGCTGGCCGCACCGGTTGACTATTTAGAACAGATCGACGGGGTATTGCTAACCCATACGCACAAGGATCATTTTGACGATGCGGCTGCCGAAAAGCTGCCGAAGGATAAACCGGTGTTATGCCAGCCTGCCGATGAGACAAAGCTGGCGGGCTTGGGGTTTACCAACGTTGTTCCGATTCATGAAACGGCTGTATGGGAAGGTATCCAGATCATTCGTACAGGCGGGCAGCATGGCAGCGGAGAAATCGGCAGGCGGATGGCGCCTGTTTCGGGCTATGTATTGCAAGTAAAAGGGGAGCCTTCTTTATATATTGCAGGCGATACCATTTATTGTCCGGAAGTTGAAAATGCATTGGCGGCCTATCATCCCGACATCACTGTGGTGAATGGCGGGGGAGCCCGGTTTAAAACCGGTGATCCCATCACC
- a CDS encoding alpha/beta fold hydrolase — MFIANANKRLCLLLGIVCSLLLSPSLVFASDISEEYTKIPAKIDGMIYNLDAKIYRPSDDGVYPLIVLNHGRSTKAEERKKAELVDYYKIQAETLAKKGFVVVLAVRRGYGLSEGPDAEYSKAATIYKTGLEGTKDVVETVRFMQQKSYVDSKHTIIMGQSCGGLIAVASATKNIPGLAGVVNFAGGLRHPDTVNPDIWTVYDEQYLISTYSAYGRDAKVPMIWLYTENDSYFPPAISKRMFDSFVEAGGKAEFYLLPAFRKDGHTFFPSSATIPIWLPLFEKFLDTLNIPYIHDAAGE; from the coding sequence ATGTTTATCGCGAACGCAAATAAGAGACTATGCCTGCTTCTTGGTATAGTATGCAGCTTGCTGCTGAGCCCTTCCCTTGTATTTGCTTCTGATATCAGCGAGGAATATACTAAAATTCCTGCGAAGATTGACGGTATGATTTATAATCTGGATGCAAAGATTTACCGGCCAAGCGATGACGGTGTATATCCCCTTATTGTGCTGAATCATGGCCGGTCAACGAAAGCGGAAGAACGGAAGAAAGCGGAGCTCGTCGATTATTATAAAATTCAAGCCGAGACTTTGGCCAAAAAAGGTTTTGTTGTTGTGCTGGCGGTACGGCGCGGGTACGGTCTTTCCGAAGGACCGGATGCAGAGTATTCGAAGGCGGCGACGATATATAAGACCGGACTGGAAGGGACAAAGGATGTTGTTGAGACCGTCCGGTTTATGCAGCAAAAATCCTATGTGGACAGCAAGCACACAATTATTATGGGACAGTCGTGTGGCGGTCTCATAGCGGTCGCTTCTGCCACAAAAAATATTCCCGGTTTGGCAGGGGTGGTTAACTTTGCCGGCGGACTGCGTCACCCGGATACCGTCAATCCTGATATTTGGACGGTTTATGATGAACAATACCTGATCAGTACGTATTCGGCCTATGGACGGGACGCAAAAGTGCCGATGATTTGGCTTTATACCGAGAATGACTCTTATTTTCCTCCTGCCATTTCCAAGAGAATGTTTGACTCCTTTGTAGAAGCCGGCGGAAAGGCGGAGTTTTATTTATTGCCTGCCTTTAGAAAAGACGGGCATACCTTTTTCCCTAGTTCCGCGACGATTCCGATTTGGCTGCCCTTGTTTGAAAAGTTTTTAGATACCTTGAATATTCCGTATATCCATGACGCCGCCGGGGAATAA
- a CDS encoding pyridoxamine 5'-phosphate oxidase family protein: MSQDMRRKDRKLNESAAKEILKTGTYGVLSLNSESGYAYGVPLSYVYSENRVYFHWALEGQKLNHVRHDNKVSFCVVEEARPLPEKFSMGYRSVIALGKMSEAVGEEKMNALLLFVQKYSPDYQEQGKLYAAHAGDKTVVFRINIEHLSGKANQAQTDV, encoded by the coding sequence ATGAGTCAGGATATGCGCAGGAAAGACAGAAAATTGAATGAGTCCGCGGCAAAAGAAATATTAAAAACGGGAACATATGGTGTGCTGTCGCTCAACAGTGAAAGCGGTTATGCCTATGGAGTACCGTTAAGTTATGTTTATTCGGAGAACCGGGTTTATTTTCACTGGGCATTGGAAGGCCAAAAATTAAATCATGTCCGTCATGATAATAAAGTCAGTTTCTGTGTGGTGGAAGAAGCCCGGCCTCTGCCGGAAAAATTCAGCATGGGATATAGAAGTGTGATTGCTCTGGGCAAAATGAGCGAGGCAGTTGGTGAAGAAAAAATGAATGCCTTGCTGTTATTCGTCCAAAAATATTCCCCTGATTATCAGGAACAGGGAAAACTGTATGCGGCTCATGCCGGTGATAAGACGGTGGTTTTCCGGATAAACATTGAACATTTGTCAGGAAAAGCCAATCAAGCTCAAACCGATGTCTGA
- a CDS encoding MFS transporter: MGFNISLETSVLAVVMITSFLAPFMGSAINLAIPAIGAEFGGSTLILSWVVSGYLLASAAFLLPFGRLADIVGRKKILLTGIFLFTCFALLAGMAWSMESLLFFRLGQGMATSMIFSTGMAIITSVYPSHKRGRAIGLNASAVYVGLSLGPVIGGFMTHYLGWRSIFYFAALAGIFAALICVWRLNGEWADAKGEHFDFTGSACYIVAVTAMLYGLSAASNSIWGKGSLGVGLAFTAIFLVYEAKQEYPIFHVNLFRRNTVFALSNLAAMINYSATFAVGFLVSLFLQTIAGYDAHVSGMILLSQPLIMAVFSPFTGALSDRIEPRIVASCGMGTSTLGLFAFTFVTPQTSPWLVIANLIIIGLGFALFASPNNNAIMGSVEKIFYGVAASTLSTARLFGQAISMAIVSLVLSVYLGDASLSPEHSALLMTSFRSAFIIFTVLCLGGVFASLARGK; encoded by the coding sequence ATGGGCTTTAATATTTCACTGGAAACATCCGTGCTGGCTGTTGTGATGATAACATCCTTCCTCGCCCCCTTTATGGGCAGCGCAATCAATCTTGCCATACCGGCCATTGGGGCTGAATTCGGCGGCAGCACTCTGATTCTCAGTTGGGTAGTATCCGGTTATTTGCTTGCCTCGGCGGCATTTTTACTTCCTTTCGGCCGACTGGCTGATATCGTCGGTCGAAAAAAGATTCTGCTTACGGGTATTTTTTTATTTACTTGCTTTGCGCTCCTAGCCGGAATGGCCTGGTCAATGGAATCGCTTCTTTTCTTCCGACTCGGACAGGGAATGGCTACCTCCATGATTTTCAGCACTGGAATGGCTATTATTACGTCAGTATATCCGTCTCATAAGCGAGGACGTGCCATAGGATTAAACGCTTCCGCCGTCTATGTCGGCTTATCCCTGGGGCCTGTGATTGGCGGTTTTATGACTCACTATCTCGGCTGGCGAAGTATTTTCTATTTTGCCGCCTTGGCCGGTATTTTTGCAGCGCTCATTTGTGTTTGGCGGCTGAACGGCGAGTGGGCGGACGCCAAAGGCGAACACTTCGATTTCACAGGCAGTGCTTGCTATATTGTTGCCGTAACCGCAATGCTGTACGGTCTTTCCGCCGCATCGAACAGCATTTGGGGAAAAGGCTCCCTGGGAGTAGGCCTGGCATTCACTGCTATCTTTCTCGTTTATGAAGCAAAACAGGAGTATCCCATTTTTCATGTAAATCTTTTCCGCCGAAATACCGTTTTTGCCTTATCCAATCTCGCTGCCATGATCAATTACAGCGCCACCTTTGCCGTTGGTTTTCTGGTGTCGCTGTTTCTCCAGACGATCGCAGGCTATGATGCCCATGTATCCGGTATGATTCTATTATCCCAGCCGCTGATTATGGCTGTCTTCTCTCCCTTCACCGGTGCCCTTTCCGATCGGATTGAGCCGCGTATTGTTGCATCCTGCGGAATGGGGACCAGCACTTTGGGACTGTTTGCCTTTACCTTTGTCACCCCCCAGACATCTCCCTGGCTGGTTATCGCCAACCTGATCATTATCGGCCTGGGATTTGCCCTGTTCGCCTCACCCAACAATAATGCCATCATGGGATCTGTAGAAAAAATTTTTTATGGCGTCGCCGCCTCTACCCTGTCCACCGCACGACTTTTCGGACAGGCAATCAGTATGGCCATCGTCTCGCTGGTGCTATCCGTTTATTTAGGCGATGCCAGCCTTTCTCCCGAGCACTCCGCTTTGCTGATGACCAGCTTTCGTTCAGCGTTTATCATATTTACGGTTCTTTGCCTCGGCGGTGTATTCGCGTCACTGGCAAGAGGAAAATGA
- a CDS encoding LysE family transporter, translating into MEFFFLLKGVVLGFSIAAPVGPIGILCIRRTLAYGMLNGFISGMGAATADGIYGGIAAFGVTAVSAFLLDYQVYLRLIGGFFLLYLGYTTFTSYPAETAVQAGGQKFFQAYGSTVLLTLANPMTILSFAAVFAGMGVGTIDGGYGLAAFMVVGVFIGSMLWWLTLSGGVNLLRSKFDTGKLLWVNRLSGTVIAGFGIFSLIAVGR; encoded by the coding sequence ATGGAATTCTTTTTTCTGCTGAAGGGAGTGGTTTTGGGTTTTTCGATAGCCGCGCCGGTTGGACCGATCGGGATTCTCTGCATCCGTCGGACTTTGGCTTACGGTATGCTGAACGGTTTTATTTCCGGTATGGGAGCGGCGACAGCCGATGGGATCTATGGCGGCATCGCTGCCTTCGGCGTGACGGCTGTTTCTGCGTTTTTACTGGATTACCAAGTTTATTTGCGCCTTATCGGCGGATTTTTTTTACTTTACCTGGGCTATACCACTTTTACTTCCTATCCGGCTGAAACTGCCGTACAAGCGGGTGGGCAAAAGTTTTTCCAGGCGTACGGCTCGACAGTGTTGTTAACACTGGCCAATCCCATGACGATCTTGTCTTTTGCCGCTGTATTTGCCGGGATGGGGGTCGGGACAATTGATGGAGGCTATGGATTGGCCGCATTTATGGTCGTAGGTGTTTTCATTGGGTCGATGCTCTGGTGGCTGACATTAAGTGGAGGCGTGAATCTGCTTCGGTCAAAATTTGATACCGGAAAGCTTCTTTGGGTCAACCGGCTTTCCGGGACTGTCATCGCGGGATTCGGGATATTCAGTTTAATAGCCGTCGGGAGATAG
- a CDS encoding GNAT family N-acetyltransferase, with translation MTTVTIRGVQSEDLDRVAAIEALCFPEAEAAPWESFKERIAAFPECFLVAEADGVLIGFINGCVTDSPVIYDEMFYTTAHHTPEGMNLTVFGLDVIPECRRQGIAAKLMNRFIQLARDTGRENVILTCKERLVHYYESFGYVNNGVSQSTHGGARWFDMTLVL, from the coding sequence ATGACAACAGTAACAATTCGCGGTGTTCAGTCGGAAGATTTGGATCGTGTAGCGGCAATAGAAGCACTTTGTTTCCCTGAAGCAGAAGCAGCGCCATGGGAGTCCTTCAAGGAAAGAATCGCTGCTTTTCCGGAATGTTTTTTGGTAGCGGAAGCGGATGGCGTACTGATCGGGTTTATCAACGGATGCGTCACGGACAGCCCTGTTATTTACGACGAAATGTTTTATACGACCGCGCACCATACACCGGAGGGAATGAATTTAACTGTTTTTGGCCTGGATGTAATTCCCGAATGCCGGCGCCAGGGAATTGCCGCTAAGTTAATGAATCGTTTTATTCAATTGGCCAGGGACACCGGCCGGGAAAATGTTATTTTGACGTGCAAGGAACGTTTGGTCCATTACTATGAGTCATTTGGCTATGTGAATAACGGAGTCTCCCAATCAACCCACGGTGGAGCGCGCTGGTTTGATATGACACTTGTTCTTTAA
- a CDS encoding dicarboxylate/amino acid:cation symporter: MKLVSKDYLFSIILLGSVLLGGVIGVILGPKASVLKPFGDLFLNLLFMIIVPMVFFSIASAIASMGEMKRLGKIMGSIILVFFITALIAASLGLVVTLLMNPTEGINYASLQSIVQADQSSPDKVKQAGILEQLVKTFTVSDFPAVLSKTHILPLIVLAALTGLSTALVGEDARPVASFLSAATQVMMKLVQIIMYYAPIGLGAYFANVVGELGTQILHGYLQTFITYIVLSVIYYFGFFTLYAYIAAGRKGIVAFWHNAVTPSVTALATCSSAASIPINLVATKAIGVPKDMVETIIPLGANIHKDGSVFGGVLKITFLFGLLGMDMSSLSTCAGIIGVSFLVGAVMGAIPGGGMIGEMLIISVYGFSPEVLPIIAVISTIIDAPATLLNSTGNVVCSMLIARIVEGKDWLIKGYDKPEAQPLS; the protein is encoded by the coding sequence ATGAAATTAGTTTCAAAAGATTATTTATTTTCCATAATTTTGTTAGGCTCTGTTCTTTTAGGCGGAGTAATCGGGGTGATTTTAGGTCCAAAGGCTTCCGTTCTCAAGCCATTCGGCGATTTATTCCTGAATTTATTATTTATGATCATTGTACCGATGGTGTTTTTCAGCATTGCTTCGGCCATAGCATCGATGGGAGAAATGAAGCGCTTAGGTAAAATCATGGGAAGCATTATTTTGGTTTTCTTTATCACGGCTTTGATTGCGGCTTCACTGGGTCTTGTTGTTACTTTGTTGATGAATCCAACAGAAGGGATCAATTATGCCTCTTTACAAAGTATCGTTCAGGCTGATCAAAGCAGCCCGGACAAAGTAAAACAAGCCGGCATTCTGGAACAGCTCGTGAAAACCTTTACAGTATCCGATTTCCCGGCTGTTTTGTCTAAAACGCATATTTTACCCTTGATTGTTTTAGCCGCTTTAACTGGTCTTTCCACTGCATTGGTGGGAGAAGACGCACGTCCTGTGGCCTCCTTTTTATCAGCAGCAACCCAAGTCATGATGAAGCTGGTCCAGATTATTATGTATTATGCACCGATTGGCCTGGGAGCTTATTTTGCTAATGTGGTCGGCGAACTGGGTACACAAATCTTACACGGATACTTACAGACTTTTATTACTTATATAGTTTTGAGCGTTATCTATTACTTTGGCTTTTTTACTTTGTATGCCTATATTGCTGCCGGAAGGAAAGGGATCGTGGCTTTCTGGCACAATGCGGTAACCCCTTCAGTTACGGCGCTTGCCACTTGCTCAAGTGCCGCTTCAATTCCGATTAATTTAGTGGCGACCAAGGCGATCGGCGTACCGAAAGATATGGTGGAAACAATTATTCCTTTAGGTGCCAATATTCATAAAGACGGCTCTGTTTTTGGCGGCGTGTTAAAAATCACTTTCTTATTTGGCCTTTTGGGAATGGATATGAGCAGTTTATCTACCTGCGCGGGAATTATTGGCGTATCTTTCTTAGTGGGAGCGGTCATGGGAGCCATCCCGGGAGGCGGCATGATTGGTGAAATGCTGATTATCAGTGTTTACGGATTTTCTCCCGAGGTTCTTCCCATCATCGCAGTCATCAGCACCATCATCGATGCTCCGGCAACGTTGTTAAATTCTACAGGCAATGTAGTTTGTTCAATGCTCATTGCCAGAATAGTAGAAGGAAAAGATTGGCTTATTAAAGGTTATGATAAGCCGGAAGCTCAACCGCTCAGCTAG
- a CDS encoding YigZ family protein, whose amino-acid sequence MIANYYTVKGYSESEFKINKSRFITYVNRIETESDAAQFIDQIKKKHWNATHNCSAYTLGDQDQQQKADDDGEPSGTAGRPILEVIKKAAVKNTVIVVTRYFGGIKLGTGGLIRAYGKAAANGLLTSGLVERVLHTRLAICLDYALQGSVENSLRTGGYIIENKKFAEKVTLITLVKYGEEAAFAKKICDLTADRASIRHLEPAYAEIPVNP is encoded by the coding sequence TTGATAGCAAATTATTATACGGTAAAAGGCTACAGTGAAAGTGAATTTAAAATCAATAAATCGCGGTTTATCACCTATGTAAATCGAATAGAAACAGAAAGTGATGCCGCCCAATTTATTGATCAAATAAAGAAAAAACATTGGAACGCCACACACAATTGTTCTGCCTATACGCTGGGCGACCAGGATCAGCAGCAAAAAGCCGACGACGACGGCGAGCCATCCGGTACTGCCGGTCGACCCATTTTAGAGGTTATCAAAAAAGCTGCGGTAAAAAATACTGTTATTGTTGTTACCCGCTATTTCGGCGGCATCAAATTAGGCACAGGCGGCTTAATCCGGGCCTATGGCAAAGCTGCCGCCAACGGCCTGCTGACATCCGGTCTGGTTGAACGGGTGCTGCACACCCGTCTGGCGATTTGCCTGGACTATGCGCTGCAAGGCAGTGTGGAAAATAGCTTGCGTACCGGTGGATACATTATTGAAAATAAAAAATTCGCTGAAAAAGTAACTTTGATTACTCTGGTCAAATATGGCGAAGAAGCAGCGTTTGCAAAAAAAATCTGTGATTTGACGGCGGATCGGGCAAGCATACGCCACTTAGAGCCGGCCTATGCGGAAATCCCAGTAAATCCTTAA
- a CDS encoding FeoB-associated Cys-rich membrane protein: METAVLAAIGAAAVYYVVRMLWKEANGENQCSCASGCSNKSCCGDKKNKK; the protein is encoded by the coding sequence ATGGAAACGGCTGTACTTGCGGCCATCGGTGCTGCAGCTGTATATTACGTAGTCCGGATGCTGTGGAAGGAAGCCAACGGGGAAAACCAGTGCTCTTGCGCTTCCGGCTGCAGCAATAAAAGCTGTTGCGGCGATAAAAAGAATAAAAAATAA
- the feoB gene encoding ferrous iron transport protein B, with product MQDNKLTIALAGNPNSGKTTIFNNLTGSHQHVGNYPGVTVEKKEGFFHYQGREVIVVDLPGTYSLTAFSPEEVVTRDFIAREHCDVLVNVVDASNLERNLYLTTQLLELGQPMVLALNMVDVAASRHIEIREKELEKKLGIPVIRVVGNRREGMEKLLGTVIQAAGSHRQSDFSIDYGEMIEDRVEQLIPLLANAHDQLCFPTRWLALKLLENDQAILAALQQLTGGEKVIAAAQSLRGELTEFLGDDPELEIANRRYWFIGEIYRQVVSGDNEETVTASDKIDRILTNRMFGLPIFLGMMWLVFNLVFTIGDYPKGWMDQGVKMLAGFVGLHMAAGDLKSLVVDGIIGGVGSVIVFLPNILLLFLGIALLEDTGYMARAAFIMDRVMHSVGLHGKSFIPLLLGFGCNVPAIMGTRTLENPRDRLVTMLVAPLMSCSARLPIYTVLIAAFFSETSAGNVLFSIYLLGIVLAVVMARIFRSVLFQGDTEPFVMELPPYRLPSGKGLLIHMWERSVLYVKKAGTIILAVSIIIWFLSNYPSQYTPSKDYASLTLQADSTFSLQVKEQVFRPLQIADLSDIPPLEMLVGQISAAEEECSSKTGGLTKNSPERIVLEQEKQTRVAQLEADSPNLYLYASRYMELKNNLDAQKGQLKKEQAGERVAQSYVGRIGRVVEPLLTPLGFDWKIGVGLFAGFTAKEVLVSTLGTIYNIGAVDKDSTSLSSALAADPMFSPLVAYALMVFVLVYSPCLATIAVMKRETNSWKWPLFSSAYSTGLAWLLAFVVYQGGRLLGLG from the coding sequence ATGCAGGACAATAAACTAACAATCGCTTTAGCGGGCAATCCGAATTCCGGTAAAACGACTATTTTTAATAATTTAACCGGGTCCCATCAGCATGTAGGCAACTATCCAGGCGTCACGGTGGAGAAGAAAGAGGGATTTTTCCATTATCAAGGCCGGGAAGTTATCGTTGTTGACCTTCCAGGAACTTATAGCCTGACAGCTTTTTCACCGGAAGAAGTGGTTACCCGGGATTTTATTGCCCGGGAGCACTGTGATGTTTTGGTCAATGTGGTCGACGCTTCCAATTTGGAACGCAATCTTTATCTGACTACTCAACTTCTCGAATTAGGCCAGCCAATGGTACTGGCGTTAAATATGGTGGACGTGGCCGCTTCGCGGCATATCGAGATTCGGGAAAAGGAGCTGGAGAAAAAACTGGGGATTCCGGTTATCCGGGTCGTGGGCAACCGCCGGGAGGGAATGGAGAAACTGCTCGGTACCGTCATTCAGGCGGCGGGGTCACATCGGCAGTCCGATTTTTCCATTGATTACGGCGAAATGATTGAAGATCGGGTGGAACAGTTAATCCCCCTGCTTGCCAATGCTCATGACCAGTTGTGTTTCCCGACTCGCTGGCTGGCTTTAAAGTTGTTGGAAAACGATCAGGCTATTTTGGCCGCGTTGCAGCAATTGACCGGCGGCGAAAAGGTTATTGCGGCTGCCCAATCATTACGGGGGGAACTAACGGAATTTTTAGGCGACGACCCAGAGCTGGAAATCGCCAACCGGCGATATTGGTTTATCGGAGAAATCTACCGTCAGGTAGTCAGCGGCGACAACGAGGAAACGGTTACTGCTTCCGATAAAATCGACAGGATACTGACGAACCGGATGTTTGGTTTGCCGATTTTTTTAGGAATGATGTGGCTGGTATTTAACCTGGTGTTTACCATCGGCGACTATCCGAAGGGGTGGATGGATCAGGGCGTTAAAATGCTGGCTGGTTTTGTTGGCCTGCACATGGCGGCTGGTGACTTGAAATCTCTGGTCGTTGACGGGATTATCGGCGGTGTTGGCAGTGTAATTGTCTTTTTACCGAATATTTTGCTGTTGTTTTTAGGAATCGCTTTATTGGAAGATACCGGCTATATGGCCAGAGCCGCTTTCATTATGGACCGGGTAATGCACAGCGTCGGACTGCATGGCAAATCTTTTATCCCGTTGCTGCTGGGATTCGGTTGCAATGTACCGGCAATCATGGGAACCCGGACGCTGGAGAATCCCCGGGACCGGCTGGTGACTATGTTGGTGGCACCCTTAATGAGCTGCAGTGCCCGGCTGCCGATTTATACTGTGCTGATTGCCGCGTTTTTCAGTGAAACCAGTGCCGGCAATGTGCTATTTTCGATTTATCTGCTGGGTATTGTGCTGGCAGTTGTTATGGCGCGGATATTCCGCAGCGTGCTGTTTCAGGGCGATACCGAGCCCTTCGTTATGGAATTGCCGCCTTACCGGCTGCCCAGCGGCAAAGGTCTGCTGATCCATATGTGGGAACGCAGCGTGCTTTATGTAAAAAAAGCAGGAACTATTATTCTGGCCGTTTCGATTATTATCTGGTTTTTGTCGAATTATCCCAGCCAATATACTCCTTCCAAAGATTACGCATCATTAACTCTCCAGGCTGATAGCACCTTTTCCCTGCAAGTAAAAGAGCAGGTTTTCCGCCCGCTTCAGATTGCCGATTTGAGCGATATTCCGCCCCTGGAAATGCTCGTCGGTCAAATATCCGCCGCAGAGGAAGAATGCAGCAGCAAAACCGGCGGGCTGACCAAAAATTCACCGGAGAGAATCGTCCTAGAACAGGAAAAGCAGACCAGGGTCGCTCAGCTTGAAGCCGACAGCCCTAACCTGTATTTGTATGCCAGCCGCTATATGGAACTGAAAAATAATCTGGATGCTCAAAAAGGACAATTGAAAAAAGAACAGGCAGGGGAACGGGTGGCCCAAAGCTATGTGGGAAGAATCGGACGGGTTGTTGAGCCGCTGCTGACTCCCTTAGGATTTGATTGGAAGATTGGGGTTGGCTTGTTTGCCGGCTTTACGGCGAAGGAAGTTCTGGTGAGCACTTTAGGTACAATCTATAATATCGGCGCCGTGGATAAAGATTCCACCTCTCTGTCGTCAGCCCTGGCGGCTGATCCGATGTTCAGTCCTTTGGTAGCCTATGCATTGATGGTATTCGTGCTCGTATACTCGCCTTGCCTGGCAACCATTGCCGTAATGAAAAGGGAGACGAATTCATGGAAATGGCCGCTGTTCAGCTCGGCATATTCCACTGGATTGGCTTGGCTGCTGGCATTTGTCGTATACCAGGGCGGACGGCTGCTGGGTCTTGGTTAG
- a CDS encoding FeoA family protein, with protein sequence MPLTMVRPGQEVKIIKMNNPETTCMRLVNMGITPGAPLRLISRSPSSLLVGVRETRIMLDNRIAHQIHVQ encoded by the coding sequence ATGCCGTTAACCATGGTCAGGCCGGGTCAAGAAGTAAAGATCATAAAGATGAACAACCCGGAAACTACTTGTATGCGTTTGGTGAATATGGGAATTACTCCCGGCGCACCGTTGCGGCTGATCAGCCGCAGCCCGTCATCCTTGCTGGTCGGAGTCCGGGAGACCCGCATTATGCTGGACAATCGGATTGCGCATCAAATTCATGTTCAGTAG
- a CDS encoding FeoA family protein: MSKLLSHLQPGEKGIVAKVVGQGPVHRRIIDMGVVPGAMIKVLKYAPLGDPMEIKVKGFNLSLRKTEAEMIQIEGA, from the coding sequence ATGTCGAAGCTGTTAAGCCATCTGCAGCCGGGAGAAAAAGGGATTGTTGCTAAAGTCGTGGGGCAGGGACCGGTTCATCGGCGAATCATTGATATGGGGGTGGTTCCCGGAGCGATGATCAAGGTTTTAAAATATGCACCACTGGGTGATCCCATGGAGATCAAAGTGAAAGGATTTAATCTTTCCCTCCGCAAAACAGAAGCGGAAATGATTCAAATAGAGGGAGCCTAA
- the serS gene encoding serine--tRNA ligase, whose protein sequence is MLDIRFVRDNPEKVQEALQNRGSALNLDEFLLLEKQRRELLGEVEGLKNQRNTVSQEISRLKKAKQNADELVAKMRNVGEKISSLDTMVKEVEPKLGEIIMTIPNVPHPSVPVGRDENDNPEVRHWGTPKVFDYQPQAHWDIGEKLGILDFERGGKVTGARFTFYRGLGSRLERSLISFMLDLHTGQHGYTEFFPPFIANKDSMIGTGQLPKFAEDMFKLEGLDYYLIPTAEVPITNLHRGEILDGKDLPLYYTAYSACFRAEAGAAGRDTRGLIRQHQFNKVEMVKFTKPEDSYAELEKLTNNAERVLQLLGLPYRVVLLCTGDMGFSSAKTYDLEVWLPSFNKYREISSCSNFEDFQARRADIKFRREPKAKPEFVHTLNGSGVAIGRTVAAILENYQQPDGSVVVPEVLRPYMGVDRIQPQ, encoded by the coding sequence ATGCTTGATATCAGATTTGTGCGGGATAATCCGGAGAAAGTGCAGGAGGCGTTGCAAAACCGCGGCTCGGCGTTAAATCTGGATGAGTTTTTATTATTGGAAAAACAGCGGCGGGAGTTGCTGGGTGAAGTGGAAGGACTGAAAAACCAGCGCAATACAGTGTCTCAGGAGATCAGCCGTTTAAAAAAGGCAAAGCAAAACGCGGATGAACTGGTGGCCAAGATGCGAAATGTAGGTGAAAAAATCAGCAGCCTTGACACTATGGTGAAAGAAGTGGAGCCTAAGCTAGGCGAGATCATTATGACTATTCCCAATGTGCCGCATCCCTCCGTCCCTGTCGGCAGGGACGAAAATGACAATCCGGAAGTGCGTCACTGGGGTACGCCGAAAGTATTTGATTATCAGCCTCAGGCTCATTGGGATATCGGAGAAAAACTGGGTATTTTGGATTTTGAACGGGGCGGCAAGGTGACCGGCGCCCGGTTTACGTTTTACCGCGGGTTAGGATCCCGTCTGGAGCGGTCGCTGATCAGCTTTATGCTGGATTTACATACCGGTCAGCACGGCTATACCGAATTTTTTCCGCCGTTTATTGCCAATAAAGACAGCATGATCGGTACCGGTCAGCTGCCTAAATTCGCGGAAGATATGTTTAAGCTGGAAGGACTGGACTATTACCTGATTCCTACTGCGGAAGTGCCGATCACCAACCTTCATCGCGGTGAAATACTGGACGGCAAGGATCTGCCCCTCTATTATACTGCTTACAGTGCCTGCTTCCGGGCGGAAGCGGGTGCCGCCGGACGGGATACTCGCGGACTGATTCGCCAGCACCAGTTCAATAAGGTTGAAATGGTTAAATTTACCAAACCGGAAGATTCTTATGCTGAGTTGGAGAAGCTGACTAATAACGCCGAGCGGGTGCTGCAGCTGCTGGGACTGCCTTATCGGGTGGTGCTCCTGTGTACCGGTGATATGGGCTTCTCTTCCGCCAAAACCTATGATTTGGAAGTGTGGCTGCCCAGCTTTAATAAGTATCGGGAGATCTCTTCCTGCTCTAACTTTGAAGACTTTCAGGCGCGGCGGGCGGATATCAAGTTCCGTCGGGAACCGAAAGCCAAACCGGAGTTTGTACATACACTGAACGGTTCCGGTGTCGCCATCGGCCGGACGGTGGCGGCGATCCTGGAAAATTACCAGCAGCCCGACGGCTCGGTAGTGGTGCCGGAAGTGCTGCGGCCTTATATGGGTGTTGACAGGATTCAACCGCAGTAA